A section of the Spirochaeta isovalerica genome encodes:
- a CDS encoding FtsQ-type POTRA domain-containing protein, whose amino-acid sequence MIVLNSNERERIRGLLRTLIILLIVILGAQLVFKIAVVPNIVLKKIKVESDIELSDSEIRSIAGIETGHYYYNLDTENIRDRLEHYPPIRKASVEKIFPDKLQLYLFGRKAVAQSVLNINEKSVPVAIDGEGVVFEKGEDMDNWDLPVISGINFSSVQLGDGFPVPLLPLLEDLENLRDGDKALYDLISEIRVEKRGEQGYDLILFLYNYPLKARTGRKLDSDVLKNIIMVFDVLKQQKLTEKIGEVDFRSKEIIYRLREEV is encoded by the coding sequence GTGATTGTACTGAATTCCAATGAAAGGGAAAGAATCAGAGGTCTGCTCAGAACGCTGATTATCCTTCTGATTGTCATTCTGGGGGCACAGCTTGTGTTCAAAATCGCTGTTGTACCCAATATCGTTCTGAAAAAAATAAAAGTTGAGAGCGATATTGAATTGAGCGACAGCGAAATCCGCTCTATCGCCGGGATCGAGACCGGCCATTATTACTATAACCTTGATACGGAAAATATTAGAGATAGACTGGAACATTATCCGCCGATCAGAAAAGCGTCAGTGGAAAAGATTTTTCCCGATAAGCTTCAGCTTTACCTTTTCGGAAGAAAAGCGGTGGCACAGTCCGTTCTGAATATCAATGAAAAATCGGTTCCCGTAGCCATAGACGGTGAGGGGGTCGTTTTCGAGAAAGGTGAGGATATGGATAACTGGGATCTTCCGGTTATTTCCGGCATCAACTTCTCATCGGTTCAGCTCGGCGATGGATTTCCTGTCCCTCTTCTTCCGCTTCTGGAGGATCTGGAGAATCTGAGGGACGGAGATAAGGCCCTCTACGATCTGATTTCAGAGATCCGGGTGGAAAAGCGGGGAGAGCAGGGATACGATCTTATATTGTTTCTTTATAATTATCCGCTGAAAGCCAGAACCGGCCGGAAACTGGACAGCGATGTTCTGAAAAATATAATTATGGTCTTCGATGTCCTGAAACAGCAGAAGCTGACGGAGAAAATCGGAGAAGTGGACTTCAGGTCCAAAGAGATCATTTATCGACTCAGGGAGGAAGTGTAG
- the ftsW gene encoding putative lipid II flippase FtsW has protein sequence MSGYSIQGRQVVNNSFSAQKINEPAFDAVFLILIVLLSGMGLTALFSSSYHFGEAVFDSPFYFVVKQLVWLSLGTGGAVVASRIPLDFLKNYIPAIMFVSIGINLLLYVPGLGFESGGAKRWLELGGVTFQPSELIRLSLVLYIAKMLEKNKGRMKDLSKAIVPQLLVIVVSTLVVYSQNDFSSAALIFAVAFLMLIMGGMSPVFILIMGAIGSLAAYIMLKSKPYRINRVLSWLNPESDPSGAGYQVLTARKALQAGGLWGKGAGQSTMKLGALPQAHSDFVFAIIGEEAGFIGILTVFILFGLFAWKGYSIALKADNDFKKYAAFGLTSAVYFQAMTNIAVVCGFIPATGIPLPLFSAGGSTSLITLIIFGLLLNISRRSPDKSGGEA, from the coding sequence ATGAGCGGGTACTCCATTCAGGGCCGACAGGTGGTCAATAACAGTTTTTCTGCTCAGAAAATCAATGAGCCGGCATTTGATGCCGTTTTTCTCATATTAATTGTCCTGCTGTCGGGAATGGGGCTCACTGCGCTCTTTTCATCATCCTATCATTTCGGAGAAGCCGTTTTCGACTCTCCCTTTTATTTTGTCGTAAAGCAGTTGGTCTGGCTGTCCCTGGGGACGGGTGGAGCGGTTGTGGCTTCGCGGATACCTCTGGATTTTCTCAAGAATTATATTCCGGCCATTATGTTTGTTTCCATCGGAATAAACCTGCTCCTTTATGTTCCCGGCCTGGGGTTTGAGTCGGGCGGAGCGAAGCGGTGGCTCGAGCTGGGCGGCGTAACTTTTCAGCCGTCGGAGCTGATCCGCCTTTCTTTAGTTCTCTACATCGCTAAAATGCTGGAGAAGAACAAAGGGCGGATGAAGGATCTCAGTAAGGCGATCGTGCCTCAGCTGCTTGTTATTGTCGTCTCGACTCTGGTGGTCTATTCCCAGAATGATTTCTCTTCTGCCGCACTTATTTTCGCCGTGGCATTTCTTATGCTTATCATGGGCGGGATGAGTCCCGTATTCATTCTGATTATGGGAGCTATCGGATCTCTGGCTGCTTACATCATGCTGAAATCAAAACCCTACAGGATAAACAGGGTTCTCTCCTGGCTGAATCCCGAATCGGATCCTTCCGGAGCCGGATACCAGGTCCTGACGGCCAGAAAAGCTTTGCAGGCCGGCGGTCTCTGGGGCAAAGGAGCGGGGCAGAGCACAATGAAGCTCGGCGCTCTGCCTCAGGCCCATTCCGACTTCGTCTTCGCGATTATCGGTGAGGAAGCGGGATTCATCGGGATTCTGACTGTTTTCATACTCTTCGGACTTTTTGCCTGGAAAGGATACTCCATCGCTTTGAAGGCCGATAACGACTTTAAAAAGTATGCGGCTTTCGGACTCACTTCAGCGGTGTATTTTCAAGCCATGACCAATATCGCCGTCGTCTGCGGCTTTATTCCCGCGACGGGTATACCGCTGCCTCTTTTTTCGGCGGGCGGTTCCACATCTCTCATCACTCTTATTATCTTCGGGCTCCTTCTCAATATTTCGAGAAGGTCTCCGGATAAGTCGGGAGGTGAGGCGTGA
- the mraY gene encoding phospho-N-acetylmuramoyl-pentapeptide-transferase, whose translation MFKALFYPLVKYFSFFNIFQYTTFRAAYAAVTALLIAFLFGPAVIKMLTRLKLGQEVRQDGPETHLSKAGTPTMGGLLIIISVVISVLLWQDLSQFYTWVLLITIVGFGGIGFIDDYLKISRKSSDGLQSRFKFFGQIAVALLVVLLLYYNRNDHTTLLYVPFLKNPLFDMSYFYIPFGVLTIVSFSNAVNLTDGLDGLATGLFLMATIAFTLIAYLTGHAVFADYLQIPFLKGSSEVVILCMALLGASVGFLWFNCHPSEIFMGDTGSLALGAVMGALALVLKKEILTIIIGGVFVMETLSVIIQVVHFKRTGKRVFKMAPLHHHFELIGWAEGKVVTRLWIVGGMFAIIALSTLKIR comes from the coding sequence ATGTTCAAAGCCTTATTTTACCCTTTGGTAAAATATTTTTCTTTTTTTAATATCTTTCAATACACAACTTTCAGGGCGGCCTATGCCGCTGTAACGGCTTTGCTTATCGCTTTCCTTTTCGGTCCGGCTGTGATCAAGATGCTGACCAGGCTGAAGCTCGGGCAGGAAGTCCGGCAGGACGGTCCCGAGACGCATCTTTCCAAAGCGGGAACGCCGACTATGGGCGGCCTTCTGATAATTATCTCCGTTGTCATTTCGGTTCTGCTCTGGCAGGACCTTTCGCAGTTTTATACTTGGGTTCTGCTGATTACTATTGTCGGTTTCGGAGGAATCGGTTTTATTGATGATTATCTGAAGATTTCCCGGAAGAGTTCCGACGGGCTGCAGTCCCGTTTTAAGTTTTTCGGCCAGATCGCCGTAGCGCTCCTGGTCGTTCTTCTGCTCTATTACAACCGGAATGATCATACGACGCTGCTCTATGTTCCCTTTTTGAAAAATCCCCTGTTCGATATGTCTTATTTTTATATCCCCTTCGGCGTATTGACTATTGTGTCTTTTTCCAATGCTGTAAATCTGACCGACGGACTGGACGGACTCGCCACCGGGCTCTTTCTTATGGCGACTATCGCATTCACGCTGATTGCCTATCTGACCGGGCATGCTGTTTTTGCCGATTATCTCCAGATCCCTTTTCTGAAAGGTTCGAGCGAGGTCGTTATCCTCTGCATGGCTCTTCTGGGAGCCAGCGTCGGTTTTCTCTGGTTCAACTGCCATCCCTCGGAGATTTTTATGGGCGATACGGGCAGTCTGGCTCTGGGAGCCGTAATGGGAGCTCTGGCGCTTGTGCTGAAAAAAGAAATACTGACAATTATAATCGGCGGCGTTTTTGTTATGGAAACTCTGTCGGTCATAATTCAGGTGGTTCATTTCAAAAGAACAGGGAAGAGGGTTTTCAAGATGGCTCCTCTCCATCATCACTTCGAGCTCATAGGCTGGGCCGAAGGTAAAGTTGTCACAAGGTTGTGGATTGTCGGCGGGATGTTTGCCATTATCGCCCTGTCCACATTGAAAATAAGGTAG
- a CDS encoding UDP-N-acetylmuramoyl-tripeptide--D-alanyl-D-alanine ligase, with product MDRILFTAEKISEVLGQSWVGSPVEGVENVQIDSRKCGRGTLFVPLKGERTDGHLYLKDIAGAGTKLSLVDHKWYSENRGLVEELVSQRDMAFLPVAGTLEAMQQLAVYHMSLFPDLTVVGITGSNGKTTTKEILGAILSEFAETVVNEGNLNSDIGLPLSVFRVEERHEIAVFEMGMNREGEMDLLASIVKPDYAVITNIGTAHIGMLGSRDAIAQAKKQIFSCFDGKQTAIIPADDSYSDFLAEGIKGRVVFYGPEVSGPVRLVSGFSIEGCDLEIEGRPCHFSLPGEHNLANVRAAVAAAVEMGVDSALIARGIDSMKPLFGRGELIKGDITVLRDCYNANPDSTEQSLKLLRFWENRSVAVLGDMLELGDASREEHRRIGGIAAESGAEALFLFGKEMEEAFEAVRTSGYPGYSFWTIQYEELEAAVKEYVKKGDLVLLKGSRGVALERLTPLLT from the coding sequence GTGGACAGAATATTATTTACAGCTGAAAAGATCAGCGAGGTCCTGGGGCAATCCTGGGTAGGATCCCCCGTAGAAGGGGTGGAGAATGTACAAATTGATTCCAGAAAGTGCGGGAGGGGCACTTTATTTGTTCCGCTGAAGGGAGAGCGCACCGACGGCCATCTGTATTTAAAAGATATTGCCGGCGCCGGTACGAAACTCTCTCTGGTGGATCATAAGTGGTATTCGGAGAACCGCGGTCTGGTGGAGGAGCTTGTCAGCCAAAGGGACATGGCTTTTCTGCCGGTTGCGGGGACTCTGGAGGCTATGCAGCAGCTTGCTGTGTATCACATGAGTCTTTTTCCCGATTTGACTGTCGTGGGGATTACGGGCAGCAACGGGAAAACGACGACGAAAGAGATACTGGGAGCTATACTCTCTGAATTTGCGGAGACTGTGGTGAATGAGGGGAACCTCAATTCCGACATCGGACTGCCTTTATCGGTTTTCCGGGTGGAGGAGAGGCATGAAATCGCTGTCTTTGAAATGGGGATGAACCGGGAAGGTGAAATGGATCTTCTCGCGTCCATCGTCAAACCCGATTATGCGGTCATTACCAATATCGGCACGGCTCATATCGGAATGCTGGGCAGCCGGGATGCTATCGCGCAGGCGAAAAAACAGATTTTCTCCTGCTTTGACGGTAAACAGACTGCCATCATACCTGCTGATGATTCCTACAGTGATTTTCTCGCTGAAGGTATCAAGGGGCGTGTGGTTTTTTATGGCCCGGAAGTTTCCGGGCCGGTAAGACTTGTATCCGGCTTTTCCATCGAAGGCTGTGATCTCGAGATAGAAGGCCGCCCCTGCCATTTCAGCCTGCCCGGCGAGCATAATCTGGCCAATGTCAGGGCCGCCGTTGCTGCAGCTGTTGAGATGGGCGTTGATTCCGCTCTGATAGCCCGGGGAATCGACAGCATGAAGCCTCTGTTCGGCAGAGGCGAGTTGATCAAGGGTGATATCACCGTTTTGAGGGATTGCTACAATGCCAATCCCGATTCGACGGAACAGTCGCTTAAGTTACTCCGGTTCTGGGAAAACCGTTCCGTTGCTGTTCTCGGTGATATGCTCGAGCTGGGAGATGCCAGCAGGGAAGAACACCGCCGTATCGGGGGAATTGCGGCGGAAAGCGGGGCCGAGGCTCTGTTTCTTTTCGGCAAAGAGATGGAAGAGGCTTTCGAGGCCGTCCGGACATCAGGGTATCCCGGATATTCGTTCTGGACAATTCAATACGAAGAGCTGGAAGCCGCTGTGAAAGAATATGTGAAGAAGGGTGACCTTGTTCTGCTTAAGGGATCGAGGGGCGTCGCTCTGGAAAGACTGACGCCGCTGCTGACCTGA
- the ftsL gene encoding cell division protein FtsL: MKRLHFITAMAAVVLAVGMLFLNVWQSFRYNRIVDEVAALEMEQKRLLEQNKRLIAGTAVLSSPGRIDEIAKDELGLEKQDPTDIIRIELPEERP, encoded by the coding sequence GTGAAAAGGCTTCACTTTATCACGGCTATGGCTGCTGTTGTGCTGGCTGTGGGTATGCTCTTTCTCAATGTCTGGCAGTCCTTCCGGTATAACCGGATAGTGGATGAAGTCGCGGCCCTGGAAATGGAGCAGAAACGGCTTCTCGAGCAGAATAAAAGATTAATCGCCGGGACGGCTGTTTTGAGTTCGCCCGGAAGAATAGATGAAATAGCAAAGGATGAATTGGGATTGGAGAAACAGGACCCGACAGATATAATCCGGATCGAACTTCCGGAGGAGCGTCCTTAG
- the rsmH gene encoding 16S rRNA (cytosine(1402)-N(4))-methyltransferase RsmH — protein MDIVHYSVLKEEVCDYLKPDKPGQLFIDGTMGEGGHSEMFLSRFDDLKVIGLDADREIQQIAMKRLEPFGDRVGFRHTWFNEYFREYPEEEKPDRILLDLGISVFHYEKSGAGFSFSRDEKLDMRLNREAGLSAEDVVNDFDEKELADLIYELGEERLSRRIAAAICRERKQNRITSSLQLAELIKGAVPSSYRHGRIHPATRTFQAIRIAVNSELDRLADVMMEALDVLKVGGRLGIITFHSLEDRAVKLFFREMGKKCVCPPELPRCECGGKPVVDVLTRKPVVPTEEEIRMNAPSRSAKLRVVEKLREVGERRGVQ, from the coding sequence ATGGATATTGTTCATTATTCGGTTCTGAAAGAGGAAGTCTGTGATTATCTGAAGCCCGATAAACCCGGCCAGCTTTTTATAGATGGAACCATGGGAGAGGGTGGACACTCTGAGATGTTCCTTTCCCGCTTTGATGATTTGAAGGTTATCGGTCTGGATGCGGACCGTGAGATACAGCAGATAGCTATGAAAAGACTGGAACCTTTCGGAGATCGGGTCGGTTTCAGGCACACATGGTTTAATGAATATTTTCGGGAATATCCCGAAGAGGAAAAACCGGACCGGATCCTTCTCGATCTGGGTATTTCCGTTTTTCACTATGAGAAAAGCGGCGCCGGGTTTTCTTTTTCCCGCGATGAGAAGCTGGATATGAGGCTGAACCGTGAAGCGGGGCTGTCGGCTGAAGACGTTGTCAATGATTTTGATGAGAAAGAGCTGGCTGATCTGATTTATGAACTCGGTGAAGAGCGCTTGTCCCGAAGAATTGCCGCCGCTATCTGCCGGGAGAGGAAACAGAATCGTATAACTTCTTCGCTGCAGCTGGCGGAGTTGATCAAGGGTGCCGTTCCCTCTTCATATCGGCACGGAAGAATCCATCCGGCGACCAGAACTTTTCAGGCGATCAGAATCGCCGTAAATTCCGAACTGGACAGGCTTGCTGATGTGATGATGGAAGCTCTGGATGTTCTTAAGGTCGGCGGAAGGCTGGGGATCATTACTTTTCATTCTCTTGAAGACAGAGCTGTTAAGCTTTTTTTCAGGGAAATGGGAAAGAAATGTGTTTGTCCGCCCGAACTGCCCCGGTGCGAGTGCGGCGGAAAACCGGTTGTCGATGTGTTGACGCGCAAACCTGTTGTTCCGACCGAGGAAGAGATCAGGATGAACGCTCCGTCGAGAAGTGCCAAGTTAAGGGTCGTTGAGAAGCTGCGTGAAGTCGGTGAGAGGAGAGGTGTTCAGTGA
- the mraZ gene encoding division/cell wall cluster transcriptional repressor MraZ, whose translation MEISGLSGQFNSTLDEKGRILLPSKLREQLGGCSLVLTRGVDKCLWLFPGEEWSKVSKILLENSSLFRARSQMIQRRLLAPATDLAVDKNGRINIPSSLQKSAGLVRDCIFIGLDDHVEIWDEELYLEFEEKCELDIKDAWEELGSLGDLG comes from the coding sequence GTGGAAATTAGTGGTTTAAGTGGACAATTTAACAGTACTCTGGATGAAAAAGGGAGAATCCTGTTGCCTTCGAAGCTGAGAGAACAGCTGGGAGGGTGCTCTTTGGTTTTAACCCGCGGAGTCGATAAATGTCTCTGGCTTTTTCCCGGAGAAGAGTGGAGTAAAGTCTCAAAGATTTTACTGGAAAATTCCTCTCTGTTCCGTGCCCGTTCCCAAATGATTCAAAGACGCCTTCTGGCTCCGGCAACCGACCTGGCTGTCGATAAGAACGGTCGGATAAATATACCGTCATCGCTGCAGAAATCGGCTGGTCTGGTGCGGGATTGCATCTTCATCGGTCTCGATGATCATGTGGAGATCTGGGATGAGGAACTTTATCTCGAATTTGAAGAGAAATGCGAGCTTGATATCAAGGATGCCTGGGAAGAGCTGGGCAGCCTCGGGGATTTGGGCTGA
- a CDS encoding glycoside hydrolase family 57 protein, with the protein MIDSYTDKKGLISMVLHAHLPFVRHPEYESFLEESWLFEALSETYLPLLRVFRSLEKDSVPFRMVMSISPTLASMLKDDFLQERYIAHLNKMLELAEKEVEFTKTNEPESHELALMYRELFARNLKDYTEVYDRNLIREFSYFHKKGNLELMTTTATHAFLPCFREYPEMIKAQILTAVESHDRIFGVMPDGLWLPECGYFPGLEEFIKPFGLRYFVSSSHGILYADDRPEYGVYGPLSCPNGVHVFGRDKASSRAVWSTEDGYPGNEVYRDFYRDIGFDRPRDYIDPYTNAGNRVNTGFKYYAITDKEDLGNKKFYDISVAEKQVLADAGDFVQKRVEQVEVLSGLMDRKPVILCPYDAELFGHWWFEGPRFIEEVFRGIAKTELVAATPLDYLEMYPHNQKATPAFSSWGDKGYGQVWIDGSNDWIYRHLHKVIERMMELVERYPDESGLKERALNQAAREVLLSQASDWPFIMKTGTTVPYAVKRVKTHIHNFNFIYDSLCRNVVKTEWLTKLEKRNNLFPGINYRMFGKEYL; encoded by the coding sequence ATGATCGATAGTTATACAGATAAAAAAGGTTTGATTTCCATGGTTCTCCATGCTCATCTGCCCTTTGTAAGACACCCCGAATACGAAAGTTTTCTTGAAGAAAGCTGGCTGTTTGAGGCTCTGTCCGAAACCTATCTGCCTCTGCTGAGAGTATTTCGTTCTCTTGAAAAAGATTCCGTTCCCTTTCGAATGGTCATGTCGATTTCACCCACCCTGGCTTCTATGCTCAAAGATGATTTTCTTCAGGAGCGTTACATCGCCCATTTGAATAAAATGCTTGAACTGGCGGAAAAGGAAGTAGAGTTTACAAAGACCAATGAACCGGAATCACATGAACTGGCTCTGATGTACAGAGAGCTTTTCGCCAGAAATCTGAAAGATTATACAGAGGTATATGACAGAAATCTGATAAGGGAGTTTTCCTATTTTCATAAGAAAGGCAACCTGGAGTTGATGACGACAACAGCAACCCATGCCTTTTTGCCCTGTTTCCGTGAATATCCCGAGATGATAAAAGCCCAGATTCTTACTGCGGTTGAATCGCACGACAGAATCTTCGGCGTCATGCCTGATGGGCTCTGGCTTCCGGAGTGCGGTTATTTTCCCGGTTTGGAAGAGTTTATCAAGCCGTTCGGCCTGAGATATTTCGTCTCATCTTCCCATGGAATCCTCTATGCTGACGATAGACCGGAGTACGGCGTCTACGGACCTCTGAGTTGTCCCAACGGTGTACATGTCTTCGGCAGGGATAAAGCCTCTTCACGGGCTGTCTGGAGTACTGAAGACGGCTATCCCGGGAATGAAGTTTACAGAGATTTTTATAGAGACATCGGTTTTGACCGGCCGAGGGATTACATCGATCCCTATACGAACGCTGGAAACCGTGTAAATACAGGTTTTAAATATTATGCTATTACTGACAAGGAAGATCTTGGCAACAAGAAATTCTACGATATCTCCGTAGCTGAGAAACAGGTTCTAGCCGATGCCGGTGATTTTGTACAGAAACGGGTCGAGCAGGTCGAAGTCCTGTCCGGGCTGATGGATCGCAAACCTGTAATCCTCTGTCCCTATGACGCCGAACTTTTCGGGCACTGGTGGTTTGAAGGCCCCCGCTTTATCGAAGAGGTTTTCAGGGGGATTGCAAAAACAGAACTCGTGGCAGCTACACCTCTCGATTATCTTGAAATGTATCCTCACAATCAGAAAGCCACGCCGGCTTTTTCCAGTTGGGGCGATAAAGGATACGGCCAGGTGTGGATTGACGGATCTAATGACTGGATCTACCGGCATCTTCATAAAGTTATCGAAAGGATGATGGAGCTTGTTGAGCGTTACCCCGATGAATCCGGATTGAAAGAGAGAGCGCTGAATCAGGCAGCGAGAGAGGTCCTTCTCTCTCAGGCTTCTGACTGGCCTTTTATAATGAAGACCGGAACAACAGTTCCCTATGCTGTGAAACGGGTGAAAACCCATATTCATAACTTTAATTTTATATATGATTCTCTTTGCAGGAATGTGGTTAAAACCGAATGGTTGACCAAGCTGGAAAAGCGGAACAATCTTTTCCCCGGAATCAATTACCGGATGTTCGGGAAGGAATATTTATAG
- a CDS encoding DUF4912 domain-containing protein: MTKERLQSLSYKSLLEIAERDHLAYDEGIEKEELIALVLDSLEEERLDRERLNNLAVRIEATKYNVSLDEEFDFSSAEEINLPERYNETKIMLMLREPTWGFVYWDLKFDTVKELENDPSFQGLFLRMVELPEAVYSKDDILDYFDIPVNLTDRRRYIKFPTEDSFYTIELFSIHNEEEKLIIRSNFIETSRNYILPSRNAEMNNSDELVRLSGFSSEFGAAVPVASYIKIPQRILPLDAEISEEDY, encoded by the coding sequence ATGACGAAAGAACGTTTGCAGTCGCTTTCTTATAAATCACTTCTGGAAATCGCAGAAAGAGACCATCTGGCTTACGACGAGGGAATAGAAAAAGAAGAGTTAATCGCTCTTGTTCTCGATTCGCTCGAAGAGGAGAGGCTGGATAGAGAAAGGCTGAATAATCTTGCAGTAAGAATTGAAGCCACTAAATACAATGTGTCACTTGATGAAGAATTCGACTTCAGCTCCGCTGAGGAGATCAATCTGCCTGAACGATACAATGAAACCAAGATAATGCTTATGCTGAGAGAACCGACTTGGGGTTTTGTGTATTGGGATTTGAAATTCGATACTGTCAAGGAACTGGAGAATGACCCTTCATTTCAAGGTCTTTTTCTGAGAATGGTGGAACTCCCCGAAGCTGTTTACTCCAAAGATGATATCCTCGATTACTTTGATATTCCCGTCAATCTTACCGACAGACGGCGATATATCAAATTCCCCACGGAGGATTCCTTTTATACAATCGAGCTTTTTTCCATTCACAATGAAGAGGAGAAGCTTATAATACGGTCCAATTTTATTGAGACTTCCCGGAATTATATCCTTCCTTCCAGGAATGCCGAAATGAACAACAGCGATGAGCTTGTGAGGCTATCAGGTTTTTCTTCGGAATTCGGAGCTGCAGTTCCTGTGGCATCCTATATAAAAATACCTCAGCGAATTTTACCTTTAGATGCTGAAATCTCTGAAGAGGATTATTAA
- a CDS encoding class I SAM-dependent methyltransferase — protein MKTFSIVPENNEKSAEILCPVCGGAKFDSLWDCDGFSFKQCLSCGLLMQNPQPLFEALDKRYDEEYFRYEQENDQIFFELMLKGLSDIGFDSLYSDRKDSMSFLDIGCATGVLVRHFQDRGWISRGVELCGPAAEWGSRERNIEIFSGTVEQASFEDNSFDVVHCSHLIEHLNDPSAFLDEVFRILKPGGRFICTTPNASGLQARLFKSKWRSAIADHMFLFSVKTLSGLLREKSFTVETVKTWGGLGRGYGPVLLKSILDYLAKKLNFGDVMIISSQKR, from the coding sequence ATGAAAACATTTTCCATAGTTCCTGAAAATAATGAAAAATCCGCAGAGATTCTCTGTCCTGTTTGCGGAGGCGCGAAATTTGATAGCCTGTGGGATTGTGACGGCTTTTCTTTTAAACAATGCCTTTCCTGCGGTTTGTTAATGCAGAATCCACAGCCATTATTCGAAGCTCTCGATAAAAGATATGATGAAGAATATTTCCGGTATGAACAGGAAAATGATCAGATATTTTTTGAACTCATGCTGAAAGGATTGTCTGATATAGGTTTTGATTCTCTCTATTCAGATCGCAAAGATAGTATGAGTTTTCTCGATATTGGCTGTGCGACAGGAGTTCTTGTTCGGCATTTTCAGGATCGGGGATGGATTTCCCGTGGTGTCGAGCTGTGCGGTCCTGCCGCAGAATGGGGATCGCGGGAAAGAAATATAGAAATTTTCAGCGGCACAGTCGAACAGGCTTCATTCGAGGACAATTCTTTTGATGTCGTTCATTGTTCTCATTTGATTGAACACCTTAACGACCCCTCGGCGTTTCTCGATGAAGTGTTCCGTATTCTCAAACCGGGAGGGCGGTTTATTTGCACGACACCCAATGCGTCGGGCTTACAGGCCCGTCTGTTCAAATCTAAGTGGCGTTCCGCTATTGCAGATCATATGTTCCTTTTTTCTGTTAAAACACTCTCCGGACTTTTAAGAGAAAAGTCATTTACAGTCGAGACAGTTAAAACCTGGGGCGGGCTCGGAAGAGGCTATGGTCCTGTATTATTAAAATCCATTCTCGATTATCTCGCTAAGAAACTGAATTTTGGAGATGTAATGATAATTTCATCACAAAAAAGATGA
- a CDS encoding peptidoglycan DD-metalloendopeptidase family protein — translation MRKVLSVLLFLAASSLFAYQWPIAGGFLTASFGENSSDSFLKGIRISGPGSIVSPFLKGELIYYGNEEDQQAPVLGNVKVLHHENGFRSIYGHLKPFFGEQKVFLEERDQLGLVGDSGRTDEKNLFFMVYDSEMNQYVNPQIILPPSGDSAPPRIETVTLKSDNSLILLSKSNRLNAGRVQVYVDVLDSDGNSSRNIDTVPYSITMFYLGNEINQIKFDTLKEENGKLVLRGGNPVSFNDLYSDGSLYLGEIYLSSGVAFLEISASDISGNNSISTFQLNID, via the coding sequence ATGCGAAAAGTATTGTCTGTTCTTCTATTTCTTGCAGCTTCGTCTCTTTTTGCATATCAATGGCCAATAGCTGGAGGGTTTTTAACGGCTTCATTCGGTGAAAACAGCAGCGATTCGTTCCTGAAGGGAATTCGTATCTCCGGTCCGGGCAGTATCGTCTCTCCTTTTCTTAAGGGAGAGCTGATCTATTATGGCAATGAAGAGGATCAGCAGGCTCCTGTTCTGGGAAATGTGAAGGTTCTGCATCATGAAAACGGTTTCAGGTCGATTTACGGACATCTCAAACCTTTTTTCGGAGAGCAGAAAGTTTTTCTGGAAGAAAGAGACCAACTCGGTCTTGTCGGCGATTCCGGTCGTACCGATGAGAAAAACCTGTTTTTTATGGTATACGATTCTGAAATGAATCAGTATGTCAATCCTCAGATAATACTTCCGCCGTCAGGAGATTCCGCTCCCCCGCGTATTGAAACCGTCACATTGAAGTCCGATAATAGCCTTATCCTTCTCAGTAAGAGCAACAGGCTTAACGCCGGAAGAGTGCAGGTCTATGTTGACGTTCTCGATTCCGATGGAAATTCTTCCCGGAATATCGATACCGTTCCCTACAGCATCACCATGTTTTATCTGGGTAATGAAATAAATCAGATCAAGTTTGACACACTGAAAGAGGAGAACGGAAAGCTGGTGCTCAGAGGTGGCAATCCTGTTTCGTTTAATGACCTTTACAGCGATGGTTCCCTATATCTGGGAGAGATATATCTCAGTAGCGGAGTCGCCTTTCTCGAGATTAGCGCTTCGGATATTAGCGGTAATAACAGTATCAGTACTTTCCAGCTGAATATAGATTGA